ccaccaaatctgagtctccatagaccatgaggtgacggacgccaagtaaaatggccatgcgcaacccatacaaaagtgcttcgtattctgcttcgttattggaggaatcaaagtgaatctggagcacatatctgagcttatctcctcagggggaaaccaacactaccccagcaccggatccattcagcatcttagaaccatcaaagaacatggtccagtgctccgagtgaacttgagtcgacaGTTGCTGTTCGGTCCACTCGACGATGAAATcttctattgcttgggacttgatggctttctttgcctcaaatatgatatctaggggaagaagttcaattgcccattttgccactcgatcggttgcatctctgttgtgcaaaatctctgacaatggagcgtcgctgacgactgtaatggaatggtcagagaagtaatgagcaaccttcttcatggtcatataaatcccatatacaagcttctgataatgagggtatctttgttttgatggggtcaaaacttcagaaatatagtacactgggcgctgaacttttaaggcttttccttcttcttcccactcgaccgtaagtactgtactgacgacttgtcctgtggctgcaatgtagagcagcaaaggctctttgctgatcggggcagcaagcaccggctgggtggaaagtagggtttttagctctgcaaacgctgcatcagcttcaggagtccactcgaacttgtctgacttcttcatcagtcggtaaagaggcaatgccttttcaccgagacgagagatgaatcgacttaatgcggccaagcaaccagtaagcttctggacatcatgcacacgcacagggcgtttcattcggagtatagtaccaactttttctggattggcggcgattcctcgttcggaaacaagaaaaccgagtaacttttcgccaggaactccaaatgtgtattttgatggattaagcttgatatcatacctcctgaggttggcaaatgtctctgcaagatcagtcagcaggtcggaacctttccatgacttgaccacaatatcatccatgtatgcttccacattccgactgatatgagtgagcaaacacttctgaatcatcctcatgaacgtggctccagcattcttgaggccgaatggcatggtgacataacagaagcacccgaatggggtgatgaaagctgttttgatctcatcgggtccatacagacggatctgatggtaaccggaataagcgtctaagaaagacaggcgctcacatcccgcagtcgagtcaactatttggtcgatgcaggggagaggaaaatgatctttcgggcaggcccgattgatatgtttgaagtcaatgcacatgcgaagtgacttgtccttcttggggaccatgaaaacattggcgagccactcggagttgtaaatctctcagataaactctgctgctaagagccgagccacctcctcaccaatggcctttcttttctggacatcagaccgtcgaagatgttctttaacaggtttcacttttgagtcgactcgtagacggtgctcagccagccccctgggaacacccgacatgtcagaaggtttccatgcgaagatgtcccagttctcacggaggaactggatgagcgcttcttcctatttggagtcgagcgttgtagagatatgagtcggagaagcattggggtcggtcgagtGAATGTGAATCGGTTTCATCTTACCGGACAACTGGAACGTTGATTCCATagcgggcttcttagctcgcaacaaatcactcgggtcggcATTTTTCTGGTGCTCCTGCCACTCTTttgctgccatctgagcatcggcgatctttgagccttcctgaaagcactcttccgccttcttccgactgccagtaacagtgatcacacctttggggccaggcatcttcaatttgaggtacacgtaacatggtcgagccataaaacgtgcataagctggcctgcccaaaatagcgtgataggcactctggaaatccacaacttcaaatgtcaacttttctttgcggtaatttttggaatcatcgaaaactacatcaagagcaatctgaccgagtgacacagccttctttccaggaatgactccatagaaactcatgttgctagtactgagtctggacatcggaatgcccatccctttcaatgtctctgcatatagtatattcaggctactgccaccatccagcaaaacattagtcagtcgagtgccttcgacgactgggtcgaccaccagagcttgcctcccaggggtggctatgtgtgtcgggtgattagactggtcgaatgtgatggcagtctgagaccatttcagataattgggtgtctccggagcaaccatattcacttctcggttgataactttcaatcgacttttgctctcaacgtcagcaaaaatcaccagagtggaattgacctggggatatccatcatcactatcctctttgtcctcaactttgtccgactctttttccttatctttgggttgttttccctggaattgctggatcaagagccgacactgttgagtggtatgtttcgggtaaatgaatgtaccctcctcatcttttttcgtgtggatgtggcacggaaaatccatcacgtcatttccttctttgtctttcaccttcttagggttccaagaccctttaggcttccctttaaactttccttgagtcacgaccaaggcttctccaggagcagctggctcggctttctgcttctgcttccgactagagttccctcctccggtttcgtgggcgactgacttgtgcttgtcactccggagccgatcctcttcttcaccattggcatacttggtggctatctccatcattcgactcagagacatgtctctggttcgaccgaatttcaggttcagcTCTCTGTACttcacgccttctttgaaggcacaaactgcctggtgatcagatacactctctaccgtgtgatgtaatgtgatccatctctggatgtaatcttcaaagtctcattcgacttctgcacacaagtttgcagctctgtcagtcctgctggtcacttgcaagttccttcaaacgttctgacaaacactcgggaaagatcttcccaagtgtaaatgctgctgggtgctaactgattcaaccatgctctggccgaggcctccaacataagaggcagatgtttcatggccacctcatcatttccgccgccaatctgaacaaccaatcggtagtcttcaagccaagtatcaggcttggactcatcagtgaacttactgactccagttgccaacctgaagttgggaggaatcatcgcggccctgatggctctgctgaaacactctggtcctgagacgtgcactctgctgctggtgggtacatctctgtcgtgaccctctcggtgagctctgttcctgtcgaccagaccttgaacgataatggatctcgcatcaaagcctggttccctggggtcgactggaatccttcgcccaacactgtgctggcgtctatcatcctgttgtcgaggcgcgtacgatccaccccttgggggaggagtgggcactcacgtcgatcatcgcgatcgattcggtgatcatactgctcacggttcttgtactgatcatgccggtctccacgccctcacgcctcgggggcgatctggggctatgagccgactggactatatttgcagctacggatctgctgtgaatcctattccgcgattgcgatacagctgaattttgatctcctgctgcccggagtaaatctctgacctgcaacaagcctttgccagcctctgactgagaaggctgaattgactctgctatataggccgcagctgctaaattctgaatcggagttcgatatacctgagtcggttgtggAAAGAGCTGGCGTCAACTGGAATCCGGCACctgttgccgcgcacgctcgtcgagtgcccgctgaaggttctccagtcgagcgcgtttagccaagttggccaagggcgcgtcctctaaggcacgagcctcgggagtttctctaacgataggagtatgaagcgcatccatgttccggcggtgaagttcttccctttgcagcgaagtgaggggctcggggagatactcctcatgggcatgcgacggatcgcctccgccgtcgcctccgtcagcgccaggaaaaccgggaggaccgtgtggtccatcgaccatcagaacctccgccgctggatcactgctgtcgcactctgatgcagtctctgtggagccagtcgacagatcgaacaggccgtagagagattcgtcgggctcgattgccgcgacttggggggtggccgactggcgagccaccgcgtgtctcacccatcgctgaagcctcgaccgaccggagcgcttgcgccggcgggaaacagggtgGGAGGTCGACACAaggaccgaccgatactgggtcgacggttgccgctggaggacgccgtggacgcacgcgcgaaagtgcgtcgctccgcgaACTGGGAacgcgtcgatgtcgagcggagcctcctgaaaccaagcagagtcgtcggcgacgaacgtgagcgcgccgagacggatctcgcgaccctcaaccaaaactctgcctgaaaccatgatgaaggggatcggaaaaaatcgcaacttctccagtaagtcgctaagacacctgccccacggtgggcgccaactgtcgtggttctaagtctgacagtagtgtaggggggtaggtatgaagaggcaagatcctagctatggagtagttgtatacgcaagggatttacgagttcaggcccttctcggaggaagtaacaaccctacgtctcggagcccggaggcggtcgactggattatatgcgtatgagttacaggggtgcgaaccctttacactgaggaggggggtggcttatatagagtccgccagacccctctggccctcagttatgcagggtttaagatacattaagattggacgttactgataacgctatacataaagtgctatgatgaccataaaaactacttaatgaccgaccgttagcgtgcggagtgactttaggtctcctggctgtcgagtggttggcttcatggtcgaatggttggcttcatggtcgagtgtcttcgagccagtcgagtggaacacttctgggtcgattgacaggtggtttcttctagagatgtcctagggtagggtagtttggacagatccatgaccctactctaggtacatagcttcatcacccatCGACCCGTCTTGCAGCCCGAAGCGCGAGACGATCGAGTTCTGTCCTGCAGTACCGTGAGGAGGAAGAGGTCAGTCTTGCTGCATCGTGCGTGAGACGAGCTCGGCCCTGCTGCACCGGTCGCTAGACAAACGATGGATCACAGCTGGGAAAGGGCCAGCCCTTTGATGGGAGTAGCGGTCGGCAACGAGGAGATGAGGCGAAGGACGACACGGTCCGAATAATCTCCATATTTAGAATAAAATAATCTCCATATTTAGAATAAACCATCGAAGAGATATTTTATAACTTTGAGGATTACAAACTGCATTGCGAGAAACATCAATATCATTGATGAATAACATGTCAATCGCAACAAACCATGCTGTGTTTTATTAGGACCATCCCAAAGACACATAGTTTCTCAACACTTCCATCCCAAAAAccatgcatgtgattttagtgattTTCATTCATGAAGAATGGATATTTTGCCCATTTTCCGATTGTTCTGTTTTTTTCTTCAGATTCAGATTTGAGTCAAAGCAAAACAAGGACCAAAATACCCTCGTGCACCTACCTCTCATCTCTCTGTCCCCTTCTTCCCCAGCCACGGCGGCTCGCCGGCTGCTCCCCTCCACACCGCACGCGccctgccgccgcctcctcctaccCCCACGGTACGCCACCGTCCCAGACCCGCCTCCGCCCTGCTACTCCTAGACCGCCGGCGACACGGACGCTTCCATTCGACCGCCGGCGACTGCCGCCGTTGCGGCGGCCCCAGCGCGGCCGTGCCGCATGGTCACCCGCTTCCCAGTTCCCTTCCGCTGGTCTGGCGGCCTACTTCGGGcgagcagcagccgccgccgcggcgTATCCGCGATGGCCCGAGGAGGCGAAGAGGCGCAGCTCGGGGGGTTCCTCGAGTACATGGACATGCTCCGCAACTACGAGCGCTCCGGCGTGCCGCGCGGCGCCGGCACCGACTCCGACGACGGCTTCGACCTCGGCCGCatgcgccgcctcctccgccgcctcggcgACCCCCATACCCACTACCCGGTGAGTTTGGCTAATCACCTGCCTGTGATTCTGCCAGTTTGGGATGCGTAAAGCGTGGCCGGTGATAGACAGTCATCATTCGTACGGTGATTGGGGAGTGGATTTTGTTTCCATGGATACAGTGTGAAGAATGGAAGGATTAATCTGAGTGATTGCGTTTGTAGTCTGTCCATATCGCCGGCACCAAGGGGAAAGGTTCGACGGCCGCGTTCCTGTCCAATATCATGAGGGAGCAAGGATACCGTGTGGGCTGCTATTCCAGGTATTCCACCATATCACCAAGCTCCATGTATCGTTTAATCCATTTGGTAGTAAGTAACTATTAGACGACACAATCAAGGGAATTCAATGGTGCTGATGTCTATGCAGTCCACACCTTCTAACAATCCGAGAGCGCATTTCTGTTGGGCAACATGGAGGCCCTGTTTCAGCTGCGTCGTTGAGGGATCTTTTCGATCTGGCCAAGGAATCTATTGATGAATCAATCGAATCAGAAAATGGATCCCTGACACACTTTGAGGTATATTTTTCAAAGTTATTTTTAAGTTGCAGATTTAGTTGGTTTTTGCTTTAATAAAATGATGATGATGTGTACTCAGATATTTTTTTTGTCTGTCCCCGAATGAGAGCCTATACAATACCAATAAACGATAAGcatggcaagaaaaatagcatatgcaTATGTCATGGATTTTCCTTCTTAGTTTGCATCTCACCTTAATGCATTGAACATTACAGGCTGTGATGCCATTTTTACTGTTCTAAATTATGCCATCTAACTTTTTCTATGCATATTGGCAAAGCCATTATAGTCTAAATATTAATTCTACACCTGAACTTACTATAACAAGCAAGAACACGTAGACGTTATATTAACGTCCACTTATTAACGTCATACTGCATAAGAgttaaaaaaaagggcaacctggtgcatgtagctcccgcttgcgcagggtccagggaagggtccgaccactttgggtctatagtacgcagcctttccctacatttctgtaagaggctgtttccaggacttgaacccatgacctcatggtcacaaggcagcagctttaccactgcgccaagtcaTACTGCATAAGAGTTACTTCCACTTATTAACGTCTGTCAACAATTCATCTCTAGTTGATAGCAAATTTCTTACACAACCGATTATGATCAAATGCCCTGCATTGTGGCATTGTGCACATCTAATCACAATAAAAACCCTGTAGGCATTTTTTTAAGGCAATCACTGTAGGCATTAATATTTATCTGTTGTTACTTGACTTCTGATGATCATGCACTTAAAATACACTTGCTATTTTGCAGGTTTTTACTGCTCTTTCATTTCTCCTATTCTCACGAGAAAATGTTGATGTTGCCATTGTCGAAGTAAGTTGTGTAATGCTGGCACTGTTACTGTTGTTCAGTTAAAACTACAGTTTGCGTTTACATGTTTCTGTAAATTTCAAGGGTTGAGTAGACCCATATCTTTGTTATTAGAGAAATTTTCTAACATGTATGGACTTTTGTACtcacatggaaattcactcacaagAATGGACCTGTTGAACTGAAGTTTTCTAACATGTATGGACTTTTGTACTGACTTGGAAATTCAGTCACAAGAATGCACCTAATGTACTGAACTGCTGGAAAAATGTTATATGAATGGTGAAACTTGCCTTGTAATTGTGTGGTCGATCAGTTGTCTTTTGCCCACCTCAGATCTTCTGCTTTGGACGGTCCACTAAGTCTTGTATCTTTAAGAAATATTAGAATATGGAGACAGAAAAAGTAGGTCCACTAATTTGGTACTTAATGCAACGTGTTACTCAGAAATGAAATATATGAATGACAGAGTGTATCCATCTTTATGAAGTGGTTAATCCTCTGTCATTTTTATAGCACCGATCTCAAGTATCTCAGCCTCTAGTCTTGAAAAACGATCTTTGAGTTATAAGTTATATCACTTACAGTGACTAAATAGTAACTTGTTTGTTTATTGATTGCCTAGGCAGGCCTTGGGGGAGCTAGAGATGCCACAAATGTCATACGAAATAGTGAACTAGCTGCAGCAGTCATAACAACAGTTGGGAAAGAACATTTGGCTGCTTTGGGTGGTTCCCTCCAAAGCATAGCAGTGGCAAAGTCTGGAATTATCAAGGAAGGACGACCAGTTAAGTTGGTCTCATCTTTATTCCTTTTCATTTTCGCCAGCTTTTTTTCCTGCTTGCAATTCCAGATTATAGTCGAATTAATTCAGATAGCTGTCCAGTGTAGTGTTCTTTTCTCTCAAAGAAATGGTTGGCACGCCATGTTCTACTTGCTGTTCCATGTCCATGATAGTTCACCACTATTTTACTAGGCATCATCTTGTGTTTCTTCTGTAAAATTGGAGACTTACTTTTCCTTAATTATGATCCGGTGATATTTTAACCTTCAGGCCGTATAATATTATCCTTGTACAAGTGTAACTTCTGATAATGGTGGAGTCTGTAACCTGAATATCAAACATTATTCCAGGTTGTCATTGGTGGTCCATTTTCAACAGACATCGAGCAAATAATTCGGGATAGAGCATTCTTGACACAATCTCCTGTCATATCTGCTTGTGATACTGGCATCAGGAGCATCACAAGAGGCATTGGACGAGACTATGCAAAGCCTTATCAAAGCTGTGACATTTTCGTGAAGATTTCAGGCGATATGCCATTGGTAGAAACCGACCTTATCTACTTTCATCTGAAATTAACAGAGTATAGAGCTTTCCCCTCTGCTTTTCAAGTCCTCTAAATGACAGGCGCAAGTTTATATTTTGCAGTATGTGGAATTGCATGATGTAAAACTCCAGCTGCTGGGAGACCATCAGCGTCAGAATGCTGTCACGGCTTGTTGCACAGCTCTATGTCTCCGTGAGCTAGGTAAGGAAACATGCCCTTTCGTGTTGTTTGATGACGGTCCATCTCAATCCACTTCCATTCATTAAAGTACAATTACTCCAGCATTGGTATGGTCTTTATTTTGAATCTTCACAGTATTGCTGCTTCTGAATGAGACTAGTGCTGGAGGACTGAATATTTGCTTTTCTTTCAGTTCCCTTTTCACCTTATCATTACGCATTGCTTAATCTGCACAAGTCTGACGTATTTTCTCTCGTATCCATGGATTTGGGAAGTTAAGGATGGAATGTATCCGATGCATCTATCCGAGCTGGTTTAGAGAAGACGCAACTGCCGGGGAGAAGCCAATTCCTGACACAAGATGAAGCCTCGGTCCTTGGGCTCGACGGAGCATCCGCCATTCTAATCGACGGAGGTTTTGCCTGATAACCACCTGTCCTTACTTCCTTATTTCCCTTCACCATTGCCTTAGCCAAAGATACCATCTGATGTTCCAATCATCTTCCAGCCCATACCGAGGCGTCCGCAAAGGCACTGTCAGACGTGATAAAAACCGTCGAACCCGAAGGGCCTGTGGCCCTCATCGTCGGAATGGCCAGCGACAAAGAGCACCTCGCATTCGCTGCGCAACTTCTCTCAGGCAAGATACTTCATTAACTCTGCCCCTCTGTGCTTCGGCCGTCTCATAGCTGGATAGTTCAGACCGAAGAACGTCACGGTAGTTTTTTCTCAGCCTCCCTGATCACTCTCAGGCAGAAGGCCCGACGTGGTGCTGCTGACGGAGACGGGGATCGCGGGAGGGACCGCTCGCTCCATGCCGGCCTCGTCGCTGAGAGACATCTGGACGGGCGCCGCGCTCGGCCAGGGCATCGAGTGTGCGGGCATCGGGGCCAACCCCGGCGACGAAGCCCCAACCGTAAACATCGACCACCTGGCTCCCGCCGCCGGCACAGGCAAGCCCGCGCCGATGCTGATCGGGTGCGGAGCCGCGCCGTTCTCGCGCGACCTGATCAAGGCCGCCTCCCGGCTGCTGCGCCGGGCagacggaggcggcggcgctgcccggGGTGGCCTCATCTGCGTCACCGGCTCCATGCATATGGTCGCGGC
Above is a window of Triticum dicoccoides isolate Atlit2015 ecotype Zavitan chromosome 5B, WEW_v2.0, whole genome shotgun sequence DNA encoding:
- the LOC119307138 gene encoding dihydrofolate synthetase-like, giving the protein MVTRFPVPFRWSGGLLRASSSRRRGVSAMARGGEEAQLGGFLEYMDMLRNYERSGVPRGAGTDSDDGFDLGRMRRLLRRLGDPHTHYPSVHIAGTKGKGSTAAFLSNIMREQGYRVGCYSSPHLLTIRERISVGQHGGPVSAASLRDLFDLAKESIDESIESENGSLTHFEVFTALSFLLFSRENVDVAIVEAGLGGARDATNVIRNSELAAAVITTVGKEHLAALGGSLQSIAVAKSGIIKEGRPVVIGGPFSTDIEQIIRDRAFLTQSPVISACDTGIRSITRGIGRDYAKPYQSCDIFVKISGDMPLYVELHDVKLQLLGDHQRQNAVTACCTALCLRELGWNVSDASIRAGLEKTQLPGRSQFLTQDEASVLGLDGASAILIDGAHTEASAKALSDVIKTVEPEGPVALIVGMASDKEHLAFAAQLLSGRRPDVVLLTETGIAGGTARSMPASSLRDIWTGAALGQGIECAGIGANPGDEAPTVNIDHLAPAAGTGKPAPMLIGCGAAPFSRDLIKAASRLLRRADGGGGAARGGLICVTGSMHMVAAVLQQLEQ